DNA sequence from the Caretta caretta isolate rCarCar2 chromosome 23, rCarCar1.hap1, whole genome shotgun sequence genome:
agcatcccccaggctggctcccagccccccccccaaccccccgcacaggcctcaaaaaaaaaaaaggaaaaaaagaacaggaaaaaagCAGCTGGTGGGATAAGAAACAGGCCAGGCGCGTTTGTCGAATAAAGTGAGTTTTAAtccccctggagccagctgctcgCCGGGTGTGACTGGGGGGGGGCCGCCCCAGAGgggcccccccagctccagctgcgCAGCCCTTGGCCCAGGCTGCCAGCAGGGGCAGGTTTCTGGTGGTttccctgggcggggggagggactCTGCCCCCCAGAGAACGGGTGGGTCGTAGCTGGCGGTGCTGGCTCAGACCAGGCCCTGCTTGTCTGCACGACGGGGTCCAGCACGAGGGTCCGGCGTGAGGTCCCGGCACGCCAGGggatgcgggtcgggagtgaggggggccggcagagctgcgtgggggcagggggctgcggggcgggagtgaggggcgccggcagagctggggggggcagggggctgcggggcaggagtgaggggcaccggcagagctggggggggagcagggggctgcaggtaggaagtgaggggcagcggcagggctggaggggagcagggggctgcggggcgggagtgaggggcaccagcagagctggggggggagcagggggctgcgggtcgggagtgaggggcagcggcagggctgggggggagcagggggctgtgggtcgggagtgaggggcgccggcagggctggggggctgtggggcgggagtgaggggtgccggcagagctggggggggagcagggggctgcaggtaggaagtgaggggcagcggcagggctgggggggggcagggggctgcgggtcgggagtgaggggcgccggcagagcgggggggggcagggggctgtggggcgggagtgaggggcaccggcagggctggggggggggagcagggggctgcgggtcgggagtgaggggcgccagcagagctggggggggagcagggggctgcgggtcgggagtgaggggcgccggcagagctggggggagcagggggctgcagatcgggagtgaggggcgccggcagagctggggggggcagggggctgaggggcgggagtgagggacgccggcagagctggggggggagcagggggctgcaggtaggaagtgaggggcagcggcagggctggggggggagcagggggctgtgggtcgggagtgaggggcgccggcagggctggggggggagcagggggctgcgggtcgggagtgaggggcagcggcagggctgggggggagcagggggctgtgggtcgggagtgaggggcgccggcagggctggggggctgtggggcgggagtgaggggtgccggcagagctggggggggagcagggggctgcaggtaggaagtgaggggcagcggcagggctggggggggcagggggctgcgggtcgggagtgaggggcgccggcagagcgggggggggcagggggctgtggggcgggagtgaggggcgccggcagggctgggggggagcccagggctgggctagtggtgagtttgggggggggggtggatgcttacagggccccactgtgcacgGTGCCAGGCGCACACACATGCGTCTTCTCtcagctcttctcccccccccgccccctcccagccctggaggCGCTTTGGGGGAGCCTCGAGAGGCTGCAGGTTGTGACTCAGGCGTGCTGGAACAATTGCCCGGCAGGGGAGGGTTTGCAAAGGGGAGGGCCCCGGATTAATTCCCCgatcacgcccccccccccggccgaaAGGGACTCCTGGCTTTTTAACATGGAGACATCTAAGGTCAGCGCTGCTGCGGTGCGATGGGATATTCCCACAATGCATCTGGGGAAGCTTTCCCGGTGCTGTTGCTGCAGAGCCAGCCGGCGCCTCGTCCTCGCTGCTCCCCCCGCCGGAGTCACAGCCTGGCCAGGGCCCCCCCATCCGCTGTCTGCACAGCGCACCCCCCCGGCTCGTCCCGAGGAGACCGGCTTTCCCCTCCGCCCGGCATGGCTCGCTGCCTCTGAGCAGGGCCATGGAGGAGCCGGGCCAGGGCTGCCCCGAGGCTGGTGGGGGGCACCGGGCCCGCGCTGAGGAGGGTGCGGCGGAGAGCCAGATCCGGAAGGCCGTGGAGTTCAAGGCGGAAGGGAACCGCTGCTACAAGGAGAAGAAATTCCGGGAGGCCATCGGGAAATACCACCGCGCCCTGCTGCAGCTCAAGGGGGTGCAGGGCCGGGCAGGGGCAGCCAGCCCGGAGCAGAGCCCGCCGGACCCGGGGCGGTGCCCGCTgacggaggagcagctgcggctggTGGAGAGCACCGAGGTGGAGTGTTACGACAGCTTGACGGGTAGGTGCTGAcccaggggctgtgggggacGGACAGACTAGTTACAGCTCATTCCCCCACCTGTCACTTGGCAGAGCCACCATCCGTGGGGGGGGAGACCCCCCGTGCCAGGTAGACATGGGGCCGGATTCtgatcccagcccttccccaggtcaatctggagtcactcctgcCTTCGATGGGTCAGGGCTGGTTCCGATCCCAGCCCCCCTGCCGAGGTCAATCCGGAGTCACTCTGCCTGTGATGGGTCAGGGCTGGTTCCGATCCCAGCCCCCCTGCCGAGGTCAATCCGGAGTCACTCCTGCCTGCGATGGGGCTGGAGTGTCACTCCAGCGGCGCAGCGTTACCAGGGGCTGCTCAGTGGGGCTGGTACCTCTTGCTTTCGCGCCCCACTGCGAATTGACTGACAGGGCCCAGGCAAGGGCCTGCTGTCCGGCTGGGGTCAGTCAGGAGGTGGGCCCCAGAGCTGGGTTGAGGGTTGGGCCCGTATGACATGGGGCCTTGCCCCATGGGCAGCTGTTTACACTGGTGCGCCATGCCCCCTGGCACTTCGCACAAGTGTTTACTGGTGCAAAGCATGAGCGAAACACCCGTGGGAGCAGCCAAGCCGGGGGTCCTGGGCTTCTAGCATCTCCGCGTTGGCGTGTGAGGTGCCCTGCCAGAGCCCCATTGCCGCAACTTGTGCAGCCCGCCGCGGGACCGGCCAAGGGcagcccagggcccagcagggggaTGGGGACCCAGGTGGCCGGGCGATGGGGAGGTTCGGGGTCCTGCAGTTCGCAGCTCCCAACGCCCTGGCCACGTGCGTCCGCCTGTCACCGAGTCGGGCCGCGGGGGGAAGCCCCAGGGAACCGCCTCGTCCAGCCCCCATGCAGGCTCCAGAGAGCGGGGCCCTGGGCCGCAGCTGGGACCCACGTGTGCCAGGCCACAGGGGACCCCACGGGAGCCTCTCGTGAGCAATTCCCCAGGGGACCCCACgtggctgcagggtggggcaggggctgcctggGAAACACTTTTGTTTTCAATTGACTCACATCCTGTGGCCAGCCCCTCACCTGGGATActaggggctgcgggtcgggagtgaggggcaccggcagggctggggggcaggggggagcccagggccagggtagcaggggctgcgggtcgggagtgaggggcaccggcggggcaggggggagcccagggccggggtagcaggggctgcgggtcgggagtgaggggcaccggcagggctgggggggagcccagggttggggtagcaggggctgcgggtcgggagtgaggggcaccggcggggcaggggggagcccagggccggggtagcaggggctgcgggtcgggagtgaggggcaccggcagggctgggggcaggggggagcccagggccggggtagcaggggctgcgggtcgggagtgaggggcaccggcagggctgggggcaggggggagc
Encoded proteins:
- the TTC9B gene encoding tetratricopeptide repeat protein 9B, which translates into the protein MEEPGQGCPEAGGGHRARAEEGAAESQIRKAVEFKAEGNRCYKEKKFREAIGKYHRALLQLKGVQGRAGAASPEQSPPDPGRCPLTEEQLRLVESTEVECYDSLTACLLQSELVNYERVREYCLKVLEKQGSNFKATYRAGIASYHLGDYARALLYLKEAKSREPADTNVLRYIQLTELKILRRGQRDGYKELIA